Proteins encoded within one genomic window of Misgurnus anguillicaudatus chromosome 18, ASM2758022v2, whole genome shotgun sequence:
- the eif2b4 gene encoding translation initiation factor eIF2B subunit delta isoform X2: MADSEGKDSINHATGRADVKVHEIARAKTEGKELTKEEKQRLRKEKKQHKKGKKDDKGPPEKVKENPSVPPPSKPATQSPVHKAAPAPVNPVVSEPPAPAEKPAKSKAELRAERRARQETDRASKQGKKEGGPQSSSKLKVTPSELQPVVKRLPEHVQVDDPAALKKLAKKLERQQVPLRSDYGYKVSLFSHLHQYSRKAPPTQKISIPATVIHPSIVRLGLQYSQGIIAGSNARSVALLHAFKQVIQDYSTPPNEELSRDLVNKLSPYISFLSQCRPLSASMGNAIKYIKKEISNIPNHCKEEEAKNKLQLCIDNYINEKITLASQAISKCAIEKISNGDVILVYGCSSLVNHILCEAFDKQRKFRVIVVDSRPRLEGREALRRLVKKGIQCTYVLISALSYILPEVSKVLLGAHALLANGYVMSRVGTSQIALVAKAYNVPVLVCCETYKFCERVQTDSFVSNELDDPDDLIVTRNGKTHLKDWQTVKSLGLLNLVYDVTPPDFVDLVITDLGMIPCTSVPVVLRVKNIDL; encoded by the exons ATGGCCGACTCGGAGGGGAAAGATAGCATCAACCATGCTACAG GTCGAGCAGATGTCAAGGTGCATGAAATTGCACGAGCCAAG ACTGAAGGCAAGGAGCTAACCAAAGAAGAGAAGCAGCGACTTAGGAAAGAGAAGAAGCAACATAAAAAGGGCAAGAAAGATGACAAGGGTCCTCCGGAAAAAGTGAAGGAGAACCCATCAGTTCCACCCCCATCAAAACCTGCCACACAGAGCCCAGTACATAAAG CGGCCCCTGCACCCGTAAATCCTGTGGTGTCTGAACCTCCTGCGCCCGCAGAGAAGCCCGCAAAGAGCAAAGCGGAGTTGCGAGCGGAGCGGCGGGCACGGCAGGAGACAGACCGGGCATCGAAACAGGGCAAGAAAGAAGGTGGCCCGCAGTCATCCAGCAAACTTAAAGTCACCCCCAGCGAGCTTCAACCAG TCGTGAAAAGGTTACCGGAGCATGTTCAAGTAGACGACCCTGCTGCGTTAAAAAAGTTGGCTAAAAAGCTAGAGAGACAGCAG GTTCCTTTGAGGTCAGATTATGGCTACAAGGTCAGCCTGTTTTCTCATCTACACCAATATAGCCGAAAAGCCCCTCCTACCCAAAAAATCAG CATCCCTGCCACAGTTATTCACCCATCCATTGTTCGGTTGGGCCTGCAGTACTCTCAGGGCATTATAGCAGGATCCAATGCTCGATCTGTGGCCCTACTACATGCTTTCAAACAG GTTATCCAGGACTATAGCACACCTCCGAATGAGGAGTTGTCAAGGGACCTTGTGAATAAGTTGTCACCCTATATTAG tTTTCTTAGCCAATGTCGCCCCCTTTCTGCAAGCATGGGAAATGCAATCAAGTACATCAAGAAGGAAATTTCTAATATCCCAAATCATTGCAAAGAAGAAGAG GCGAAAAATAAACTGCAGCTATGTATTGATAATTACATAAATGAGAAGATCACATTGGCTTCCCAAGCCATTTCTAAGTGTGCTATTGAGAAGATAAGTAATGGAGATGTTATTCTGGTTTATGGATG CTCTTCACTTGTCAATCACATTTTGTGTGAAGCTTTTGATAAACAGAGGAAGTTCAGAGTCATAGTTGTGGACAGTCGGCCCAGACTGGAGGGCAGGGAAGCGCTGAGACGTCTGGTGAAGAAAGGCATCCAGTGTACCTATGTGCTTATATCTGCCTTGTCCTACATTCTGCCTGAA GTATCCAAGGTATTGCTTGGTGCCCACGCACTCCTTGCCAATGGATACGTGATGTCACGTGTTGGAACTTCCCAAATCGCCCTGGTAGCGAAGGCTTACAATGTACCAGTGCTGGTCTGCTGTGAGACCTACAAGTTCTGTGAACGAGTGCAGACGGATTCTTTTGTATCCAATGAATTAG ATGACCCAGATGACCTGATTGTGACACGAAATGGGAAGACCCACCTAAAGGACTGGCAGACTGTTAAGTCACTGGGGCTTCTGAACTTGGTgtatgacgtgacaccaccagACTTTGTGGACCTTGTGATCACTGACCTGGGCATGATCCCCTGTACCTCTGTGCCTGTGGTACTGCGAGTCAAGAACATAGATCTGTAA
- the eif2b4 gene encoding translation initiation factor eIF2B subunit delta isoform X1: MADSEGKDSINHATGRADVKVHEIARAKTEGKELTKEEKQRLRKEKKQHKKGKKDDKGPPEKVKENPSVPPPSKPATQSPVHKAAPAPVNPVVSEPPAPAEKPAKSKAELRAERRARQETDRASKQGKKEGGPQSSSKLKVTPSELQPVVKRLPEHVQVDDPAALKKLAKKLERQQRSGHGRGFNVTGVKVPLRSDYGYKVSLFSHLHQYSRKAPPTQKISIPATVIHPSIVRLGLQYSQGIIAGSNARSVALLHAFKQVIQDYSTPPNEELSRDLVNKLSPYISFLSQCRPLSASMGNAIKYIKKEISNIPNHCKEEEAKNKLQLCIDNYINEKITLASQAISKCAIEKISNGDVILVYGCSSLVNHILCEAFDKQRKFRVIVVDSRPRLEGREALRRLVKKGIQCTYVLISALSYILPEVSKVLLGAHALLANGYVMSRVGTSQIALVAKAYNVPVLVCCETYKFCERVQTDSFVSNELDDPDDLIVTRNGKTHLKDWQTVKSLGLLNLVYDVTPPDFVDLVITDLGMIPCTSVPVVLRVKNIDL, from the exons ATGGCCGACTCGGAGGGGAAAGATAGCATCAACCATGCTACAG GTCGAGCAGATGTCAAGGTGCATGAAATTGCACGAGCCAAG ACTGAAGGCAAGGAGCTAACCAAAGAAGAGAAGCAGCGACTTAGGAAAGAGAAGAAGCAACATAAAAAGGGCAAGAAAGATGACAAGGGTCCTCCGGAAAAAGTGAAGGAGAACCCATCAGTTCCACCCCCATCAAAACCTGCCACACAGAGCCCAGTACATAAAG CGGCCCCTGCACCCGTAAATCCTGTGGTGTCTGAACCTCCTGCGCCCGCAGAGAAGCCCGCAAAGAGCAAAGCGGAGTTGCGAGCGGAGCGGCGGGCACGGCAGGAGACAGACCGGGCATCGAAACAGGGCAAGAAAGAAGGTGGCCCGCAGTCATCCAGCAAACTTAAAGTCACCCCCAGCGAGCTTCAACCAG TCGTGAAAAGGTTACCGGAGCATGTTCAAGTAGACGACCCTGCTGCGTTAAAAAAGTTGGCTAAAAAGCTAGAGAGACAGCAG AGGTCAGGGCATGGACGCGGTTTTAATGTAACTGGAGTCAAG GTTCCTTTGAGGTCAGATTATGGCTACAAGGTCAGCCTGTTTTCTCATCTACACCAATATAGCCGAAAAGCCCCTCCTACCCAAAAAATCAG CATCCCTGCCACAGTTATTCACCCATCCATTGTTCGGTTGGGCCTGCAGTACTCTCAGGGCATTATAGCAGGATCCAATGCTCGATCTGTGGCCCTACTACATGCTTTCAAACAG GTTATCCAGGACTATAGCACACCTCCGAATGAGGAGTTGTCAAGGGACCTTGTGAATAAGTTGTCACCCTATATTAG tTTTCTTAGCCAATGTCGCCCCCTTTCTGCAAGCATGGGAAATGCAATCAAGTACATCAAGAAGGAAATTTCTAATATCCCAAATCATTGCAAAGAAGAAGAG GCGAAAAATAAACTGCAGCTATGTATTGATAATTACATAAATGAGAAGATCACATTGGCTTCCCAAGCCATTTCTAAGTGTGCTATTGAGAAGATAAGTAATGGAGATGTTATTCTGGTTTATGGATG CTCTTCACTTGTCAATCACATTTTGTGTGAAGCTTTTGATAAACAGAGGAAGTTCAGAGTCATAGTTGTGGACAGTCGGCCCAGACTGGAGGGCAGGGAAGCGCTGAGACGTCTGGTGAAGAAAGGCATCCAGTGTACCTATGTGCTTATATCTGCCTTGTCCTACATTCTGCCTGAA GTATCCAAGGTATTGCTTGGTGCCCACGCACTCCTTGCCAATGGATACGTGATGTCACGTGTTGGAACTTCCCAAATCGCCCTGGTAGCGAAGGCTTACAATGTACCAGTGCTGGTCTGCTGTGAGACCTACAAGTTCTGTGAACGAGTGCAGACGGATTCTTTTGTATCCAATGAATTAG ATGACCCAGATGACCTGATTGTGACACGAAATGGGAAGACCCACCTAAAGGACTGGCAGACTGTTAAGTCACTGGGGCTTCTGAACTTGGTgtatgacgtgacaccaccagACTTTGTGGACCTTGTGATCACTGACCTGGGCATGATCCCCTGTACCTCTGTGCCTGTGGTACTGCGAGTCAAGAACATAGATCTGTAA